A genomic stretch from Zeimonas sediminis includes:
- a CDS encoding phosphoribosyltransferase family protein gives MAEGAFYRTDELEAVVARMARQAHRLVDDPANLVVVGILRRGAPLADRICSHLRALWRVERIARLDLDIKRYADDLTLLFPETRLRESASGETADVAGRTVLLVDDVLYEGHSMLRAVEWLARRRPAAIRTAVLVDRACAKLPMKADVVGVTLEVAPLQIVDAHVPPYEPEFELHILRREADDVQGP, from the coding sequence ATGGCCGAAGGCGCCTTCTATCGAACCGACGAGCTGGAAGCGGTTGTCGCGCGCATGGCCCGGCAGGCGCACCGGCTGGTCGACGACCCCGCGAATCTCGTCGTGGTCGGCATCCTGCGCCGCGGCGCGCCGCTGGCCGACCGGATCTGCTCGCACCTGCGCGCGCTCTGGCGCGTCGAGCGCATCGCGCGGCTCGACCTCGACATCAAGCGCTATGCCGACGACCTGACGCTGCTTTTCCCCGAGACCCGGCTGCGCGAGAGTGCCTCGGGCGAGACGGCCGACGTGGCCGGCCGCACGGTGCTGCTGGTCGACGACGTGCTGTACGAGGGCCACTCGATGCTGCGCGCGGTCGAGTGGCTGGCCAGGCGCCGGCCGGCCGCGATCCGCACCGCGGTGCTGGTCGACCGCGCTTGCGCGAAGCTGCCGATGAAGGCCGACGTGGTCGGCGTCACGCTCGAGGTCGCGCCGCTGCAGATCGTCGATGCGCACGTGCCGCCCTACGAGCCGGAATTCGAGCTGCACATCCTGCGAAGAGAGGCCGACGATGTTCAGGGACCGTGA
- a CDS encoding Crp/Fnr family transcriptional regulator encodes MTEASRTAVCSWPLQHPLADTLLARGAVPGCEPIQVPGGIQTNATGRHPFCLMCDVVDHPDDAPEPGEPGARPGAVRIPLLAGARLFEAGTLGKAIYVVQSGIVKETIPCPDDSVCIVRLVSRGGVVGLSALLGQPHGHSAYVMHPGTACRIPVALVDELREEDPRVTDRLFHDWHQAVVDADRILGEFGKGTARARLARLLLFLRSRLQPGEPLWLRRTDVAALLAITPVSVARLLAEFKREGLLDEEKRRCVGIDEARLREIARNSRG; translated from the coding sequence TTGACCGAAGCGAGCCGAACCGCGGTCTGCTCATGGCCCCTCCAGCACCCGCTTGCCGACACCCTGCTCGCGCGCGGCGCGGTGCCGGGCTGCGAGCCGATCCAGGTGCCGGGCGGCATACAAACGAATGCCACCGGTCGCCACCCGTTCTGCCTGATGTGCGACGTCGTCGATCACCCCGACGACGCGCCCGAGCCGGGCGAGCCCGGAGCGCGACCGGGCGCGGTACGCATCCCGCTGCTGGCCGGCGCGCGCCTGTTCGAGGCAGGCACCCTGGGCAAGGCGATCTACGTCGTGCAGAGCGGCATCGTGAAGGAGACGATCCCCTGCCCCGACGACTCGGTGTGCATCGTGCGGCTGGTGTCGCGCGGCGGCGTGGTCGGCCTGTCGGCATTGCTGGGCCAACCGCACGGCCACTCGGCCTACGTGATGCATCCGGGCACCGCCTGCCGGATTCCGGTGGCCCTGGTCGACGAACTCAGGGAGGAGGATCCGCGCGTCACCGATCGCCTGTTCCACGACTGGCACCAGGCCGTCGTCGATGCCGACCGAATCCTCGGCGAATTCGGCAAGGGGACGGCGCGCGCGCGGCTCGCGCGGCTGCTGCTGTTCCTGCGCAGCCGCCTGCAGCCCGGCGAGCCGCTGTGGCTGCGGCGCACCGACGTGGCCGCGCTGCTGGCGATCACGCCGGTCAGCGTGGCGCGGCTGCTCGCCGAGTTCAAGCGCGAGGGCCTGCTCGACGAGGAAAAGCGGCGCTGCGTCGGCATCGACGAAGCGCGCCTGCGAGAGATCGCGCGCAACAGCCGGGGCTGA
- a CDS encoding choice-of-anchor O protein, with amino-acid sequence MLAGLAAVAGLAYAATQITVGTPIALSSGGNGDKPKIQRTGDGTLVVAYGDSPEGAGLVYDVKAQVERVARDIFVRTCKPSADKTCDNVADWSAAVNISNSALKSSISTEWRGTLEPGLMAYPGDIDKPNIKTSGPVMVLTWVSKYCPDGDISTRDVDDTPVQRAVRYLTRDNRVIPFSCVWLSYSTNNGGKWSQPLQMNTGIRDAIQDSSGGGFNTETRKGQVVVTWQEDPHGLLLGEGDGPGDGASGANVNGGTDVWYTFAPVDLTVAGTPLTFASPIRVTDNWQGQYGPSSSMEAETEVVDATGALVDPSLIETGVVGASRPNNGLVGSTAIIGYEEGKGASDSSVKGKLVRFHAFPYSKPEKTTIDVGGAPQEIGTPGCVLSDPARNARRVRFLTQGPTDAGAGGIQLAVFWREGVANKGGAADIVLRRGIDGVQPANMVPTVDPNCATSDFASVALLASQRAENVSGSTPTATEANLLEDTEANNAENALAHRGVLRGGELWLGYMYASDLAKLAVQQDNYNFWLRKYTLGVGWESPRNVTNISDTAINVREPRIFGTPKSSVTACPSGDPADPTTTDATLCQNTSIVYLAWGTQTNTADPEDLGVWITVSTDAGANFNQPVRYSTAMGSLFQDDEAAYESQVVTRPDGTRFYGVWNQADLVAKTTAAEYASGDLITVPDPVVPPADGGCTMSTGKAPFDPSLLLLAALGLGGIALRRVRRQG; translated from the coding sequence GTGCTCGCCGGCTTGGCCGCGGTGGCCGGGTTGGCATACGCCGCGACGCAGATCACGGTCGGCACTCCGATTGCCCTGAGTTCGGGCGGCAACGGCGACAAGCCGAAGATCCAGCGGACCGGTGACGGCACGCTCGTGGTCGCCTACGGCGACTCTCCGGAAGGAGCGGGCCTCGTCTACGACGTGAAGGCGCAGGTCGAGCGCGTGGCGCGCGACATCTTCGTCAGGACCTGCAAGCCCTCGGCCGACAAGACCTGCGACAACGTCGCCGACTGGTCGGCGGCGGTGAACATCTCGAACTCGGCGCTGAAGTCCAGCATCTCGACGGAATGGCGGGGCACGCTCGAGCCGGGGCTGATGGCATACCCGGGCGACATCGACAAGCCGAACATCAAGACCAGCGGCCCGGTCATGGTGCTGACCTGGGTCAGCAAGTATTGCCCCGATGGCGACATCTCGACGCGGGACGTCGACGACACGCCGGTGCAGCGCGCCGTGCGGTACCTGACCCGCGACAACCGGGTCATCCCGTTCTCGTGCGTCTGGCTCTCCTACTCCACGAACAACGGCGGGAAGTGGAGCCAGCCGCTGCAGATGAATACCGGGATTCGCGACGCGATCCAGGATTCCAGCGGGGGTGGCTTCAACACGGAGACCCGCAAGGGCCAGGTCGTGGTCACCTGGCAGGAGGACCCTCACGGGCTCCTGCTGGGCGAGGGCGACGGGCCGGGCGACGGCGCCTCGGGCGCCAACGTGAACGGCGGAACCGACGTCTGGTACACGTTCGCGCCAGTCGATCTGACGGTTGCCGGCACGCCGCTCACGTTCGCGTCCCCGATCCGTGTCACGGACAACTGGCAGGGGCAGTACGGGCCCAGCAGTTCGATGGAGGCCGAGACCGAGGTGGTCGACGCGACGGGCGCGCTGGTCGATCCTTCGCTGATCGAGACCGGCGTCGTCGGCGCATCGCGCCCGAACAACGGCCTGGTCGGCTCCACGGCGATCATCGGCTACGAGGAAGGCAAGGGCGCGTCGGACAGTTCGGTGAAGGGCAAGCTCGTCCGCTTCCACGCGTTTCCCTACAGCAAGCCGGAGAAGACGACGATCGACGTCGGCGGCGCACCTCAAGAGATCGGCACGCCCGGCTGCGTGCTCAGCGACCCGGCGCGCAACGCGCGAAGGGTTCGCTTCCTGACGCAGGGTCCGACCGATGCGGGTGCGGGCGGGATCCAGCTTGCCGTCTTCTGGCGCGAGGGTGTGGCCAACAAGGGCGGGGCGGCCGACATCGTCCTGCGTCGCGGCATCGACGGGGTGCAGCCGGCCAACATGGTGCCGACGGTCGATCCGAACTGCGCAACCTCCGACTTCGCCAGCGTCGCCCTGCTCGCCAGCCAGCGCGCCGAGAACGTCAGTGGCAGCACGCCGACCGCGACCGAGGCTAACCTGCTCGAGGACACGGAGGCGAACAATGCCGAGAATGCACTCGCTCACCGTGGCGTGTTGCGGGGCGGCGAGCTGTGGCTCGGCTACATGTATGCGTCCGATCTGGCCAAGCTCGCCGTGCAGCAGGACAACTACAACTTCTGGCTGCGCAAGTACACGCTGGGGGTCGGCTGGGAGAGCCCGCGCAACGTCACGAACATCTCCGACACCGCGATCAACGTCCGTGAGCCCCGGATCTTCGGGACACCCAAGAGCAGCGTCACCGCGTGCCCGAGCGGCGACCCGGCGGACCCGACCACGACCGACGCGACGCTTTGCCAGAACACGTCGATCGTGTATCTGGCCTGGGGCACCCAGACCAACACGGCCGACCCGGAAGACCTCGGCGTGTGGATCACGGTGAGCACCGACGCCGGCGCGAACTTCAACCAGCCGGTCCGCTATTCGACGGCGATGGGCTCGCTGTTCCAGGACGACGAGGCGGCCTACGAATCGCAGGTCGTCACACGGCCGGACGGCACGCGCTTCTACGGGGTCTGGAACCAGGCCGATCTGGTCGCCAAGACCACCGCCGCGGAGTACGCGAGCGGGGACCTGATCACGGTGCCGGATCCGGTCGTGCCCCCGGCCGACGGCGGCTGCACGATGTCCACCGGCAAGGCGCCGTTCGATCCGAGCCTGCTGCTGCTCGCGGCGCTGGGCCTCGGCGGTATCGCGCTGCGGCGCGTGCGCCGGCAGGGCTGA
- a CDS encoding PepSY domain-containing protein, with translation MKTSRLLAIVIAGGLAGTTLLAALPASADSRLRQQEVRQLRESGKILPMEDILARARKAQPGQVVEVELERDGDRYVYEVKLIDQADKVHELKLDAGNGEVLRRKEK, from the coding sequence ATGAAGACATCCCGACTCCTCGCCATCGTCATCGCCGGCGGCCTCGCCGGAACCACCCTGCTGGCCGCGCTGCCGGCAAGCGCCGACAGCCGCCTGCGCCAGCAGGAGGTCCGCCAGTTGCGGGAAAGCGGCAAGATCCTCCCGATGGAGGACATCCTGGCGCGAGCGCGCAAGGCACAGCCGGGCCAGGTGGTCGAGGTCGAGCTGGAGCGCGACGGCGATCGCTACGTGTACGAGGTCAAGCTGATCGACCAGGCCGACAAGGTCCACGAGCTCAAGCTCGACGCCGGCAACGGCGAAGTCCTTCGCCGCAAGGAGAAGTGA
- the mrtJ gene encoding JDVT-CTERM system glutamic-type intramembrane protease MrtJ, whose translation MLAESGLARFVLPLADAQFVAAIVVALPVWLLLGLGLAGPLHRPAGLLEWLAFVAWQPLLEELVFRGLLQGQLLRLSAARRVGPVSVANLLTTAAFAAMHLLAQPPAWALAVVAPSLVFGHLRERFGSVWPAVAMHAVYNAGFGVAALFAGRLAS comes from the coding sequence TTGCTCGCAGAGAGCGGCCTCGCGCGCTTCGTGCTGCCGCTTGCCGACGCTCAATTCGTCGCGGCGATCGTCGTGGCCCTGCCGGTCTGGCTCTTGCTGGGGCTGGGCCTGGCCGGGCCGCTCCACCGACCGGCCGGCCTGCTCGAGTGGCTCGCGTTCGTGGCCTGGCAGCCGCTGCTCGAGGAACTGGTCTTCCGGGGCCTGCTGCAGGGGCAGTTGCTGCGCTTGTCGGCCGCGCGTCGCGTCGGCCCGGTGTCGGTCGCGAACCTGCTGACGACCGCTGCCTTCGCGGCGATGCACCTGCTGGCGCAGCCTCCGGCGTGGGCGCTGGCGGTCGTCGCGCCCTCGCTGGTCTTCGGCCATCTTCGCGAGCGCTTCGGCAGCGTCTGGCCGGCCGTCGCGATGCACGCGGTCTACAACGCCGGCTTCGGCGTCGCTGCGCTATTCGCCGGGCGGCTCGCGAGCTGA
- a CDS encoding SUF system Fe-S cluster assembly regulator, translated as MLRVSRLTDYGTMVMSHMARSPGQRFSAADLAATLGLGVPTVAKVLKGLARGDLVTSVRGLRGGYVLSRPPEQITVADIVDALEERPFGLTECSATSGLCDIEDGCGIRANWRSISDVVRRALEGVTLADMIRPLPPREVKVDTSSLRSISR; from the coding sequence ATGCTGAGGGTCAGCCGCCTCACCGACTACGGCACGATGGTCATGAGCCACATGGCCCGCTCGCCGGGCCAGCGCTTCAGCGCGGCCGACCTGGCGGCCACGCTCGGGCTGGGCGTGCCCACGGTGGCCAAGGTGCTGAAGGGGCTGGCGCGCGGCGATCTGGTCACCAGCGTGCGCGGCCTGCGCGGCGGCTACGTGCTGTCGCGGCCGCCCGAGCAGATCACGGTGGCCGACATCGTCGACGCGCTCGAGGAGCGGCCCTTCGGGCTCACCGAATGCAGCGCCACCTCGGGCCTTTGCGACATCGAGGACGGCTGCGGTATCCGCGCCAACTGGCGATCGATCAGCGACGTGGTCAGGCGCGCCCTCGAGGGCGTGACCCTGGCAGACATGATCCGGCCCTTGCCGCCCCGCGAGGTGAAGGTCGACACGAGTTCTCTACGGAGCATCAGCAGATGA
- the sufB gene encoding Fe-S cluster assembly protein SufB gives MSSATRQLDAFLEREYSAGFVTEVEEDSVPKGLSEDTIRMISARKGEPEFMLEWRLQAYRRWLTMTPPEWAQVSFPAIDFQDIVYYSAPKKLKDGPKSLDEVDPELLRTYEKLGVPLHERARLAGVAVDAVFDSVSVATTFKKQLGEHGIIFCSFSEAVKEHPELVRKYLGTVVPQGDNFYAALNSAVFSDGSFVFIPKGVKCPMELSTYFRINARDTGQFERTLIVAEEGSSVSYLEGCTAPMRDENQLHAAVVELVALDDAYIKYSTVQNWYPGDKDGKGGIYNFVTKRGDCRGPRSRISWTQVETGSAITWKYPSVILRGDDSVGEFYSVALSNHRQQADTGTKMFHLGRNTKSTIISKGISAGHGSNTFRGLVRMSPKAENARNYTQCDSLLIGDKCAAHTFPTIEVRHPSARVEHEATTSRIGEDQLFYAMQRGLSAEDAVSMIVNGFCKEVFKELPMEFAVEAQNLLGVSLEGSVG, from the coding sequence ATGAGCAGCGCAACCCGACAGCTCGACGCCTTCCTCGAGCGCGAGTACTCGGCCGGTTTCGTGACCGAAGTCGAGGAAGACTCGGTTCCGAAGGGCCTGTCCGAAGACACCATCCGCATGATCTCGGCCCGCAAGGGCGAGCCCGAGTTCATGCTCGAGTGGCGGCTGCAGGCCTATCGCCGCTGGCTGACCATGACGCCGCCCGAATGGGCGCAGGTGAGCTTCCCGGCCATCGACTTCCAGGACATCGTCTACTACTCGGCGCCGAAGAAACTCAAGGACGGCCCCAAGAGCCTCGACGAGGTCGATCCCGAGCTGCTTCGCACCTACGAGAAGCTCGGCGTGCCGCTGCACGAGCGCGCCCGGCTGGCCGGCGTGGCGGTCGACGCGGTGTTCGACTCGGTGTCGGTGGCCACCACGTTCAAGAAGCAGCTCGGCGAGCACGGGATCATCTTCTGTTCCTTCTCCGAGGCGGTGAAGGAGCACCCCGAGCTGGTGCGAAAGTACCTGGGCACCGTGGTGCCCCAGGGCGACAACTTCTACGCCGCGCTGAACTCGGCGGTGTTCTCCGACGGCTCCTTCGTGTTCATCCCGAAGGGCGTCAAGTGCCCGATGGAGCTGTCCACCTACTTCCGGATCAACGCGCGCGACACCGGCCAGTTCGAGCGCACGCTGATCGTCGCCGAGGAAGGTTCCTCGGTCAGCTACCTCGAGGGCTGTACCGCGCCGATGCGCGACGAGAACCAGCTGCACGCCGCCGTGGTGGAACTGGTCGCGCTCGACGACGCCTACATCAAGTACTCCACGGTGCAGAACTGGTACCCGGGCGACAAGGACGGCAAGGGCGGCATCTACAACTTCGTGACCAAGCGCGGCGACTGCAGGGGGCCGCGCTCGCGGATCTCCTGGACGCAGGTGGAGACCGGTTCGGCGATCACCTGGAAGTACCCGAGCGTGATCCTGCGCGGCGACGACTCGGTCGGCGAGTTCTACTCGGTGGCGCTGTCCAACCACCGGCAGCAGGCCGACACCGGCACCAAGATGTTCCACCTGGGCCGCAACACGAAGAGCACGATCATCTCGAAGGGCATTTCGGCGGGCCACGGCAGCAACACCTTCCGCGGGCTGGTGCGCATGTCGCCGAAGGCCGAGAACGCGCGCAACTACACGCAGTGCGACTCGCTGCTGATCGGCGACAAGTGCGCGGCGCACACCTTCCCCACGATCGAGGTGCGGCACCCGTCGGCGCGCGTCGAGCACGAGGCGACCACCTCGCGGATCGGCGAGGACCAGCTGTTCTACGCGATGCAGCGCGGCCTGTCGGCCGAAGACGCGGTGTCGATGATCGTGAACGGCTTCTGCAAGGAAGTGTTCAAGGAACTGCCGATGGAGTTCGCGGTCGAGGCGCAGAACCTGCTGGGCGTGAGCCTGGAAGGCAGCGTCGGCTGA
- a CDS encoding response regulator transcription factor, giving the protein MRLLIAEDDAELGGRLRDRLARAGYAVDLAADGIDAHHLGATEPYDAVILDLGLPGRPGLSILRDWRAAGNRVPVLILTARDGWAQRVEGLQAGADDYLGKPFHPEELLARVQALLRRAAPAGAPVLEVGGWRLDEARQCLVSGQREQSLTATEFRLLRYFMRHPDQILSKTRLSEHVYEYDADRDSNVIEVYVRRLRALIGPERIETRRGQGYVFHGDPQCPGDRR; this is encoded by the coding sequence GTGCGGCTGCTGATCGCCGAGGACGACGCCGAGCTGGGCGGCCGGCTGCGCGACCGCCTGGCCCGCGCGGGCTACGCGGTCGACCTGGCCGCCGACGGCATCGACGCGCATCACCTCGGCGCCACCGAACCCTATGACGCGGTCATCCTGGACCTGGGCCTTCCCGGCCGGCCCGGCCTGTCGATCCTGCGCGACTGGCGCGCGGCCGGCAACCGCGTGCCGGTGCTGATCCTGACCGCGCGCGACGGCTGGGCCCAGCGCGTCGAAGGGCTGCAGGCGGGCGCCGACGACTACCTCGGCAAGCCCTTTCATCCGGAGGAGCTGCTGGCCCGGGTGCAGGCGCTGCTGCGCAGGGCGGCGCCGGCCGGCGCGCCGGTGCTCGAGGTCGGGGGCTGGCGACTCGACGAGGCGCGGCAATGCCTGGTGTCGGGGCAACGCGAACAGTCGCTCACCGCTACCGAGTTCCGGCTGCTGCGCTACTTCATGCGCCACCCCGACCAGATCCTGTCCAAGACCCGCCTGTCCGAGCATGTGTACGAATACGACGCCGACCGCGACAGCAACGTGATCGAGGTCTACGTGCGTCGCCTGCGCGCGCTGATCGGCCCGGAGCGGATCGAGACGCGGCGCGGCCAGGGCTACGTCTTTCACGGCGACCCGCAATGTCCCGGCGACCGGCGATGA
- a CDS encoding phospholipase D-like domain-containing protein: protein MTLAPDASRMRLLAEQAFSRAAGAPLLGGNRIRLLKDGAENYPAWLAAIGEARRSVMFENYIVHDDAVGSRFADALIDAASRGVRVRMAYDWLGCLRSASRGYWERLRQGGVEVRVFNPPSFDSPLGWVSRNHRKSLCVDDSVAFVSGLCIGRMWEGDPERGIAPWRDTGVELRGPAVAEVARAFARAWATTGAPLPADELPEADAIAPAGEAELRVLASMPSVAGLYRLDHLIAALARDTLWLTDAYFVGTASYVQALRQAAMDGVDVRLLVPGASDIPALSPVSRAGYRPLLEAGVRVFEWNGPMLHAKTAVADRRWARVGSSNLNIASWLGNWELDIAAEDADFAADMEAAYLEDLSNATEILLGQRNRIRPADPGADARAAERRRRLRAERRAEARARRDRGDTARTRRSGGSAGQIAAGAIRVGNTFGAALANRRVLGAAEAKTMTMAGTALAVVAVVAALWPRLLAWPLAAFSAWSAIALLLRAWRLHRRGRPGPAGNPPARGGGAAGSAREPPGE from the coding sequence ATGACCCTCGCCCCCGACGCATCCCGGATGCGCCTGCTCGCCGAGCAGGCCTTCTCGCGCGCGGCCGGCGCGCCGCTGCTCGGCGGCAACCGGATCCGGCTGCTGAAGGACGGCGCCGAGAACTACCCGGCCTGGCTGGCCGCGATCGGCGAGGCGCGGCGGTCGGTCATGTTCGAGAACTACATCGTCCACGACGACGCGGTCGGCAGTCGCTTCGCCGACGCGCTGATCGACGCGGCGAGCCGCGGGGTGCGCGTGCGGATGGCCTACGACTGGCTTGGCTGCCTGCGCAGCGCATCGCGCGGCTACTGGGAGCGGCTGCGCCAGGGCGGCGTCGAGGTGCGCGTCTTCAATCCGCCCAGCTTCGACAGCCCGCTGGGCTGGGTGAGCCGCAACCACCGGAAGTCGCTTTGCGTCGACGATTCGGTCGCCTTCGTGAGCGGGCTGTGCATTGGCCGCATGTGGGAAGGCGATCCCGAGCGCGGCATCGCCCCCTGGCGCGACACCGGAGTCGAGCTGCGCGGGCCGGCGGTGGCCGAAGTCGCGCGAGCCTTCGCCCGGGCCTGGGCGACGACCGGCGCGCCGTTGCCCGCCGACGAGTTGCCCGAGGCCGACGCGATCGCCCCCGCCGGCGAGGCAGAGCTCAGGGTGCTCGCGAGCATGCCTTCGGTGGCGGGACTGTACCGGCTCGACCACCTGATCGCTGCGCTGGCGCGCGACACGTTGTGGCTCACCGACGCCTACTTCGTGGGCACTGCCAGCTACGTGCAGGCGCTGCGGCAGGCGGCGATGGACGGCGTCGACGTGCGGCTGCTGGTGCCCGGCGCGAGCGACATTCCGGCGCTGTCGCCGGTCAGCCGCGCCGGCTACCGTCCGCTGCTCGAGGCGGGCGTTCGGGTCTTCGAGTGGAACGGGCCGATGCTGCACGCCAAGACCGCGGTGGCCGACCGCCGCTGGGCGCGCGTCGGCTCCAGCAACCTGAACATCGCGAGCTGGCTCGGCAACTGGGAGCTGGACATCGCCGCCGAAGACGCCGACTTCGCAGCCGACATGGAAGCGGCCTACCTGGAGGACCTGTCCAACGCGACCGAGATCCTGCTCGGCCAGCGCAACCGGATCCGGCCGGCCGACCCCGGAGCCGACGCCCGGGCAGCCGAGCGTCGCCGGCGCCTGCGGGCCGAGCGCCGCGCCGAGGCACGGGCGCGTCGCGATCGGGGCGACACTGCGAGGACGCGCAGGTCGGGCGGCTCGGCCGGCCAGATCGCGGCCGGCGCGATCCGCGTCGGCAACACCTTCGGCGCGGCCCTGGCCAACCGGCGAGTGCTCGGCGCCGCGGAAGCGAAGACGATGACGATGGCCGGCACGGCGCTGGCCGTCGTGGCGGTCGTGGCCGCCCTGTGGCCCCGGCTGCTGGCCTGGCCGCTGGCCGCGTTCTCGGCCTGGAGCGCGATCGCGCTGCTTCTGCGCGCCTGGCGGCTGCACCGGCGCGGCCGCCCCGGCCCGGCCGGGAATCCGCCGGCGCGCGGCGGAGGCGCGGCCGGGTCAGCTCGCGAGCCGCCCGGCGAATAG
- a CDS encoding phosphoribosyltransferase has product MFRDRDDAARRLAKALAAWRGKNPLVLAIPRGAVPMGRILADELQGELDVVLVRKLGAPFQPELALGAIDESGHVHWTPGLGPTGASPGWLEREKQAQIELMRKRRERYGARRHPVDPAGRVVIVVDDGLATGSTMVAALTAVRAQRPARLICAVPVAASDSLARVEPLADEVVCLEVPDWFGAVSQFYLHFDQVEDDEVERILGAEPGKT; this is encoded by the coding sequence ATGTTCAGGGACCGTGACGACGCAGCGCGCCGGCTCGCCAAGGCGCTCGCCGCCTGGCGCGGCAAGAATCCGCTGGTGCTGGCGATCCCGCGCGGCGCGGTGCCGATGGGTCGCATCCTGGCCGACGAACTTCAGGGCGAGCTCGACGTGGTGCTGGTGCGCAAGCTCGGCGCGCCCTTCCAGCCCGAGCTCGCGCTCGGCGCGATCGACGAGAGCGGCCATGTGCACTGGACGCCGGGCCTGGGGCCGACCGGCGCGTCGCCGGGCTGGCTGGAGCGCGAGAAGCAGGCGCAGATCGAGCTGATGCGCAAGCGGCGCGAACGCTACGGCGCGCGCCGCCACCCGGTCGACCCGGCGGGGCGGGTCGTCATCGTCGTGGACGACGGCCTGGCCACCGGCTCCACGATGGTCGCCGCGCTGACCGCGGTGCGTGCCCAAAGGCCCGCGCGGCTGATCTGCGCGGTGCCGGTGGCTGCCAGCGACAGCCTGGCGCGGGTCGAGCCGCTGGCCGACGAGGTGGTCTGCCTGGAGGTGCCCGACTGGTTCGGCGCGGTGTCGCAGTTCTACCTGCACTTCGACCAGGTCGAGGACGACGAGGTCGAGCGGATCCTCGGCGCGGAGCCGGGCAAGACCTGA
- a CDS encoding cytochrome b/b6 domain-containing protein, giving the protein MDRENEVRVWDPFVRIFHWGLAGAFLLAFVVEDHNLAIHSWAGYTALALVALRLPWGLVGPRHARFSDFVRAPREAFAYAGRALIGRAERHLGHNPAGGLMIVALLAAVPLLALSGMAALAVEEGAGPMAGLLAGLGHRGGEWIGEVHEFLANATMALVGIHVAGVLVESLVHRENLVRSMITGRKRRLDASEREATEPASPDRPGPRVSH; this is encoded by the coding sequence ATGGATCGCGAGAACGAAGTGCGGGTCTGGGACCCGTTCGTGCGGATCTTCCACTGGGGCCTCGCGGGAGCGTTCCTGCTGGCGTTCGTCGTCGAGGACCACAACCTGGCCATTCACAGCTGGGCCGGGTACACGGCCCTGGCGCTGGTCGCGCTGCGGCTGCCGTGGGGCCTGGTCGGTCCCCGGCACGCGCGCTTCTCGGATTTCGTGCGGGCGCCGCGCGAGGCCTTCGCCTACGCGGGCCGCGCGCTGATCGGGCGCGCCGAGCGGCACCTCGGTCACAACCCGGCCGGGGGCCTGATGATCGTCGCGCTGCTGGCCGCGGTCCCGCTGCTCGCGCTGAGCGGCATGGCGGCGCTTGCCGTGGAAGAAGGCGCCGGACCGATGGCGGGGCTGCTCGCCGGCCTCGGCCACCGCGGCGGCGAATGGATAGGCGAGGTCCACGAGTTCCTCGCCAACGCAACGATGGCGCTGGTCGGCATCCACGTGGCCGGCGTCCTGGTCGAGAGCCTCGTGCATCGCGAGAACCTCGTGCGCTCGATGATCACCGGCCGCAAGCGGCGGCTCGACGCAAGCGAGCGCGAAGCGACCGAGCCCGCCTCTCCCGATCGCCCGGGCCCGCGTGTTTCCCACTAA